In Clostridia bacterium, the following are encoded in one genomic region:
- a CDS encoding PDZ domain-containing protein, producing MLSFPIGQVFSIIVASMVSILSYAPTMIAFWVVLFVVYSQYRRVCTLEEQTLRRSRGSALVRTMFALGQGIVGGLVGSFVFILLGASIDQMGLEFIWMIALALALFDMRLICFAYAGGIVALSSLAFGWPKVDIPAVMSLVGVLHLVEAGLIWSTGAQDAIPVFAADRDGRPMGGFMMQKYWPLPMAIGYLLYLPFANLPVDMLKMPDWWPLIRSSVLPPLGAEAVYLVLAITAVAGYGDVTYTRTPERKTTETAATSAAFSLALLGLAILSGKYPALQWAAALFSPIGHELIIYLARRTEMEGSPIFQSGPSGLMILDVMPGSPAQAAGVRSGDVIEAVNCQPVAAIGEFIEAISVVPHTVILDLRSPSPGGPPAQKTVQIRRASAGIGVVLVPREGSFQALQFEKTGLIALLIRFIRVRGRTRRL from the coding sequence TTGCTTTCATTTCCTATAGGTCAGGTGTTCAGCATCATAGTGGCTAGCATGGTCTCTATTCTGAGCTATGCTCCCACTATGATCGCATTCTGGGTAGTGCTCTTCGTTGTCTATTCACAGTACAGGCGGGTGTGTACGCTCGAAGAGCAGACCCTCAGGAGATCAAGGGGCAGCGCTCTCGTGCGGACGATGTTCGCGCTTGGGCAGGGGATTGTAGGAGGGCTTGTCGGAAGCTTCGTCTTCATCCTGCTTGGAGCATCAATCGACCAGATGGGTCTGGAGTTCATCTGGATGATCGCTCTGGCCTTGGCGCTTTTCGACATGAGGCTGATATGCTTCGCGTATGCAGGCGGGATAGTCGCCCTCTCATCGCTGGCGTTCGGCTGGCCGAAGGTGGATATCCCGGCGGTGATGTCGCTTGTTGGAGTGCTTCACCTGGTGGAAGCCGGGCTCATCTGGTCCACTGGCGCTCAGGACGCCATACCGGTGTTCGCGGCTGACCGAGATGGCAGGCCGATGGGCGGGTTCATGATGCAGAAGTACTGGCCTCTGCCAATGGCCATTGGGTATCTGCTCTATCTGCCGTTCGCTAATCTGCCAGTAGACATGCTGAAGATGCCTGACTGGTGGCCTCTGATTCGCAGCTCCGTTCTGCCCCCTTTGGGCGCTGAAGCTGTGTACCTGGTACTGGCGATTACGGCGGTGGCGGGCTACGGGGATGTCACCTACACCAGGACGCCAGAGCGAAAGACCACCGAGACCGCTGCCACGTCCGCGGCATTCAGCCTGGCGCTCCTGGGCCTAGCGATATTGTCAGGGAAGTATCCGGCGCTGCAGTGGGCGGCGGCGCTGTTCTCGCCGATCGGGCACGAGCTAATCATATATCTCGCCCGGCGGACTGAGATGGAAGGCTCGCCGATTTTCCAGAGCGGCCCGTCCGGACTGATGATCCTGGACGTAATGCCCGGGTCACCGGCACAGGCTGCGGGGGTGCGGTCAGGCGATGTAATTGAGGCGGTGAACTGCCAGCCCGTAGCGGCCATCGGCGAGTTCATTGAGGCCATCAGCGTTGTTCCACATACTGTGATACTCGACTTGAGATCGCCCTCTCCAGGAGGGCCGCCTGCCCAGAAGACAGTCCAGATAAGGCGGGCTTCAGCTGGGATAGGTGTGGTTCTAGTCCCCCGAGAGGGGTCCTTCCAGGCACTGCAGTTTGAGAAGACGGGGCTAATTGCTCTACTGATCAGGTTCATTCGTGTGCGGGGGCGCACTCGGAGGCTGTAG
- a CDS encoding iron-containing alcohol dehydrogenase, translating into MNARFVNAPFACGRGCLSTLPEVSGKRVALFIDSRALGRERLKAVTSGLEQAGIAWQLVADIGGEPSIHDALRPLDEMAVFKPDTIVAIGGGSVLDTAKASWVFYEHPGIGLEKAFTPFAIPGLGDKARLIAAPTTSGAGSETTCVAVLIDPDTRTKRLMMSSELVPDLAILDADLVDSMPAKVAAYSGLDALSHALEAATCTVSSGLVVSVAVQAALEVFGWLPISVRSRPGEGEFHVRLKRQALTDTHSSRALIARSMQASPQVRLCSAPSV; encoded by the coding sequence ATTCGTGAACGCACCCTTTGCGTGTGGTAGAGGTTGTCTGAGCACGCTGCCTGAGGTTTCAGGGAAACGAGTGGCGCTGTTCATCGATTCGCGCGCCCTGGGGCGCGAGCGGCTCAAGGCCGTAACTTCCGGCCTTGAGCAGGCGGGTATCGCCTGGCAGCTTGTGGCCGACATCGGCGGCGAACCCAGCATCCACGATGCGCTGCGACCACTGGATGAGATGGCCGTGTTCAAGCCCGACACTATCGTAGCCATTGGCGGAGGTTCGGTACTCGACACCGCCAAGGCCTCGTGGGTGTTCTATGAGCATCCCGGGATAGGCCTAGAAAAGGCCTTTACTCCCTTCGCCATACCTGGCCTGGGCGACAAGGCAAGACTGATAGCGGCGCCGACTACCAGCGGCGCCGGATCGGAGACTACGTGTGTGGCAGTGCTGATAGACCCCGACACTCGAACCAAGCGCCTGATGATGTCGAGTGAACTCGTTCCCGACCTGGCAATACTAGATGCTGACCTTGTAGATTCCATGCCAGCCAAAGTAGCAGCCTACTCCGGGCTAGACGCATTGAGTCACGCATTGGAAGCAGCTACATGCACAGTATCGTCGGGGCTTGTAGTATCCGTGGCTGTGCAGGCAGCACTGGAAGTATTCGGATGGCTGCCCATATCAGTGCGGTCGCGACCTGGCGAAGGCGAATTCCACGTTCGCTTGAAGCGGCAGGCATTGACGGACACGCATTCGAGTCGTGCATTGATAGCGCGCTCGATGCAGGCCTCACCTCAGGTGCGGCTATGCTCAGCCCCAAGCGTCTGA
- a CDS encoding divergent polysaccharide deacetylase family protein, whose translation MRKISFACFVVVLSCVALIASGCGGRGAGGGGHDGAPRAEQEDRRTEIESSEYAGSPDAAERTYEGKAMSGDANSETAAESGDSFSVVPVTRLMDSSDAHAGAKHSDDMDSADAGVVKGEAVGDVPSIRTDYEAKETPLPASGPRPDGTPRGRLAIVIDDLGGGVAGTSEIMNIRAPLTVSILPQGRYAAREANMAAERGYAVLVHQPMEPLDRTKNPGGGALLAGMDADAIRRILSSNVALVPGAIGVSNHMGSRVTQDSAAMRVVLEEVYGRGLFFFDSRTTSDSVVGKVAQGMGIQVLENVRFLDHIDSQDYVIDSIRVVARIAMARGSAAAIGHVRPATARAIQRVLPELAAAGIELVTIDKLAPAAHGMAAAPGKSGTSEKSTAQSEAPRPAAAPASTPPSTPVATPATAPEAQPEAAAPPLLPDAQPAATSLTPAMPTPATASTDQDSVEDPVH comes from the coding sequence ATGCGGAAAATCAGTTTTGCCTGTTTTGTCGTCGTGCTCTCATGCGTTGCGCTCATTGCGTCAGGATGCGGAGGCAGAGGCGCTGGCGGGGGTGGGCATGATGGCGCTCCCCGGGCCGAGCAGGAGGATCGTCGAACAGAGATCGAAAGTTCAGAATATGCCGGTAGTCCCGATGCCGCTGAACGCACGTACGAAGGCAAGGCAATGAGCGGCGACGCCAACTCGGAGACGGCTGCGGAATCAGGCGATTCCTTCAGTGTGGTCCCTGTGACTCGCTTGATGGATTCCAGCGACGCGCACGCAGGCGCAAAACACAGTGACGACATGGATAGCGCTGATGCTGGAGTTGTCAAAGGAGAGGCTGTTGGAGACGTGCCGTCGATCCGCACCGACTACGAGGCAAAGGAGACTCCTCTTCCGGCTTCCGGCCCAAGGCCCGATGGCACGCCGAGAGGCCGGCTTGCGATAGTGATCGATGATCTTGGCGGGGGCGTCGCCGGCACGAGTGAGATAATGAACATACGAGCGCCGCTGACTGTCTCCATTCTGCCGCAGGGACGATATGCTGCCAGAGAGGCGAACATGGCTGCGGAGCGGGGTTACGCAGTGCTCGTCCATCAGCCCATGGAACCGCTTGATCGCACGAAGAACCCGGGCGGAGGGGCGCTTCTTGCCGGCATGGACGCGGACGCGATCAGGCGGATCCTGTCGTCGAACGTGGCCCTGGTCCCCGGGGCGATAGGCGTCAGCAACCACATGGGTTCACGCGTAACGCAGGACTCAGCGGCCATGAGAGTGGTTCTCGAAGAAGTGTACGGTCGTGGGCTTTTCTTCTTCGATAGCCGAACAACTAGTGATTCTGTGGTGGGCAAGGTCGCGCAGGGCATGGGAATCCAGGTTCTGGAGAACGTGAGGTTCCTCGATCATATCGACTCCCAGGACTACGTCATCGACTCCATCAGGGTTGTGGCTCGGATCGCCATGGCAAGGGGATCCGCTGCTGCGATTGGCCATGTGAGACCTGCCACGGCTCGGGCAATACAACGAGTGCTTCCGGAGCTTGCCGCTGCAGGGATAGAGCTGGTCACCATCGACAAGCTGGCGCCCGCGGCGCACGGCATGGCGGCGGCGCCGGGGAAATCGGGGACTTCGGAGAAATCCACAGCACAATCTGAGGCGCCGAGGCCCGCAGCTGCGCCCGCGAGCACGCCCCCGAGCACTCCTGTAGCCACGCCTGCAACCGCGCCTGAGGCACAACCTGAGGCGGCGGCGCCCCCGCTTCTGCCGGACGCGCAGCCTGCCGCCACATCGTTGACCCCCGCGATGCCGACCCCAGCAACTGCCTCGACAGACCAGGATTCGGTTGAAGACCCGGTTCATTAG
- a CDS encoding S41 family peptidase, which produces MASSRGVRRVAGIVLAIVALLVGCAFLAPAAFGDPVKGATDEQPKFRDVRTAIEAVYLVRSEFYKPVSVGKLMQAYLSKGTVSGMLEALGDPYTRYMSPKDWQSLKDESAGVFGGVGILVGIRDEKITIITPIDKTPGFRAGLLPGDRIVEIDGVSTEGMALDRAVSMMRGEPGASVVLTIDRPYPANRFKVDIVRDIIDSPATRGYILNKEHGIGYIELRTFSQRAGAEIESEVLRLERQGMKGLILDLRYNGGGLVSQAVEVASKFIPAGPVMHVQGRDLQKKTMNTVGSRVSELPMVVLVNEYTASASEIVTGALQDNHVATIVGVPTFGKGLVQTLFPLSDGSGLAVTTQIYLTAAGRAITPDTPIAPDEVVEPLSPEELEKLMKQQTKANSPASGPYTAEDLLRLDPALDPQLKRALDILEEQIRPMASARPAA; this is translated from the coding sequence ATGGCTTCATCTCGGGGCGTGAGGAGGGTTGCCGGGATCGTCCTGGCCATCGTGGCCCTCCTTGTAGGGTGTGCGTTCCTTGCTCCGGCGGCATTTGGCGATCCGGTTAAGGGGGCTACTGATGAGCAGCCGAAGTTCAGGGATGTTCGAACTGCCATCGAGGCCGTATATCTGGTCAGATCTGAGTTCTACAAGCCAGTGTCCGTCGGCAAGCTGATGCAGGCATACCTATCCAAGGGGACTGTCAGTGGGATGCTTGAAGCGCTGGGCGACCCATACACCAGGTACATGAGTCCCAAGGACTGGCAGTCTCTCAAGGACGAATCCGCGGGCGTGTTCGGCGGCGTTGGCATTCTTGTGGGAATCAGGGATGAGAAGATAACGATCATCACCCCTATCGATAAGACCCCAGGGTTCAGAGCAGGACTTCTCCCTGGCGACCGCATCGTCGAAATCGATGGAGTCTCCACTGAGGGCATGGCTCTGGATCGCGCGGTTTCGATGATGCGCGGAGAGCCCGGCGCCTCGGTTGTGCTGACGATAGATAGGCCATATCCCGCGAATCGCTTTAAAGTCGACATTGTAAGGGACATCATCGATTCCCCTGCTACACGTGGTTACATTCTGAACAAGGAACATGGGATTGGATATATCGAGCTTCGCACGTTCTCACAGAGGGCGGGAGCGGAGATCGAGTCGGAAGTGCTCAGGCTGGAGCGACAGGGAATGAAAGGCCTCATTCTCGACCTGAGGTACAACGGCGGAGGCCTCGTGTCCCAGGCAGTAGAAGTCGCGAGCAAGTTCATACCGGCGGGGCCGGTCATGCACGTGCAGGGCAGGGATCTTCAGAAGAAGACCATGAACACTGTGGGAAGCCGCGTATCGGAGTTGCCCATGGTGGTTCTGGTGAACGAGTACACTGCGTCGGCATCGGAGATCGTCACAGGCGCTCTTCAAGACAACCATGTGGCAACGATTGTTGGCGTGCCGACCTTTGGAAAAGGCCTCGTCCAGACGCTGTTCCCGCTTTCGGACGGATCGGGCTTGGCCGTGACCACCCAGATTTACCTTACCGCGGCCGGCAGGGCGATAACGCCCGATACCCCCATTGCTCCTGATGAAGTTGTCGAACCCTTGTCCCCTGAAGAGCTGGAGAAGCTCATGAAACAGCAGACCAAGGCGAATTCGCCGGCTTCTGGTCCGTATACCGCAGAGGATTTGCTCCGTCTCGACCCCGCCCTCGATCCACAGCTAAAGCGCGCTTTGGACATTCTGGAGGAGCAGATACGGCCAATGGCGTCAGCCAGGCCCGCCGCGTAG